A single window of Archangium gephyra DNA harbors:
- a CDS encoding 16S rRNA (uracil(1498)-N(3))-methyltransferase produces the protein MNLLLLQDSDFLPDGTVQMTGRRAQHAREVLRAEPGETLRVGRLGGLVGTGEVLENTPGLLRLRVSLTEPPPPRAGVDLLLAIPRPKALKRVLPAVAQLGVDRVVLVNAARVEKSYFDSKVLAPGFVEELLLQGLEQARDTRLPEVLIRERFRPFVEDELDAVFGTQALRLLPHPPALQPLHRVGVQEAPRVVLAVGPDGGWVPFEAELLEAHGFRPFSLGPRILRVETAVPVLLGQLALLREDTARTA, from the coding sequence TTGAACCTGCTGCTCCTCCAGGACTCCGACTTCCTCCCCGACGGCACCGTCCAGATGACGGGCCGCCGGGCCCAGCACGCCCGCGAGGTGCTCCGCGCCGAGCCCGGAGAAACACTGCGCGTGGGCAGGCTCGGTGGGCTCGTGGGCACCGGCGAGGTGCTGGAGAACACCCCTGGCCTGCTGCGCCTGCGCGTCTCGCTCACCGAGCCGCCTCCGCCCAGGGCCGGGGTGGACCTGCTGCTCGCCATCCCCCGCCCCAAGGCCCTCAAGCGCGTGCTGCCCGCGGTGGCCCAGCTCGGCGTGGACCGCGTGGTGCTCGTCAACGCCGCCCGCGTGGAGAAGAGCTACTTCGACTCCAAGGTGCTGGCCCCCGGCTTCGTCGAGGAGCTCCTCCTCCAGGGCCTCGAGCAGGCCCGCGATACCCGGCTCCCCGAGGTGCTCATCCGGGAGCGCTTCCGTCCCTTCGTCGAGGACGAGCTGGATGCCGTCTTCGGCACCCAGGCCCTCCGGCTCCTCCCCCACCCGCCCGCGCTCCAACCCCTGCACCGGGTGGGCGTCCAGGAAGCACCGCGCGTGGTGCTGGCCGTGGGACCCGACGGCGGCTGGGTGCCCTTCGAGGCGGAGCTGCTGGAGGCCCACGGCTTCCGGCCCTTCTCCCTCGGCCCTCGCATCCTCCGGGTGGAGACGGCCGTCCCCGTCCTCCTCGGACAGCTCGCGCTGCTACGGGAGGACACCGCGCGCACGGCCTAG
- a CDS encoding tRNA-uridine aminocarboxypropyltransferase yields MRSLCLRCLRPQSTCYCARVPQVDSRTRVVFLQHPRERRVAIGTARMAHLSLPNSELHVGVDFSGHARLEALAAHPERVAVLFPGEEAIPIEEARLNPPETLIVVDGTWPLARKLVKTNPLLAGLPRIGFVPRRPSNYRIRAEPAEHCVSTIEAVVEVLGALEGHQERFDTLLHPFEFMVDTQLDRQETRTEPPRRRLYKSAWQPPLELRTIAENFEHLVLLYAEANAHPAEQALPSELVHLVALRPATGERFQAVLAPRQPLARSTCLHVELPEETLRAGEPLESGLARFQAFLRPGDKLAVWTTFALDLLRRDGFPVPEALNVRLACARALKSKPGGWSTGRSCWAPGFPSSGLRGAPGGASWPWRRWSVPSTSAAGPPSPRPGSGWRRSHPRRAQGPRVTSRRAGAGASRDYDGSGFGVFGPLAGSFGLAM; encoded by the coding sequence GTGCGCTCCCTCTGTCTCCGCTGCCTGCGTCCCCAGTCCACGTGCTACTGCGCGCGCGTGCCCCAGGTGGACTCGCGCACGCGTGTCGTCTTCCTGCAGCACCCCCGTGAGCGGCGGGTGGCCATCGGCACGGCCCGCATGGCGCACCTGTCGCTGCCCAACTCCGAGCTCCACGTGGGCGTGGACTTCTCCGGCCATGCCCGGCTCGAGGCGCTCGCCGCCCACCCCGAGCGCGTGGCCGTCCTCTTCCCGGGCGAGGAAGCCATCCCCATCGAGGAGGCGCGGCTGAACCCTCCCGAGACGCTCATCGTGGTGGACGGCACCTGGCCCCTGGCGCGCAAGCTGGTGAAGACGAACCCGCTCCTGGCCGGCCTGCCCCGCATCGGCTTCGTCCCGCGCCGCCCCAGCAACTACCGCATCCGCGCCGAGCCGGCCGAGCACTGCGTCTCCACCATCGAGGCCGTGGTGGAGGTGCTGGGCGCCCTCGAGGGCCACCAGGAGCGCTTCGACACCCTGCTCCACCCCTTCGAGTTCATGGTGGACACGCAGCTGGACCGCCAGGAGACGCGCACGGAGCCGCCGCGCCGGCGCCTCTACAAGTCCGCATGGCAGCCGCCGCTGGAGCTGCGCACCATCGCGGAGAACTTCGAGCACCTCGTGCTGCTCTACGCCGAGGCCAATGCCCACCCCGCGGAGCAGGCCCTGCCCTCCGAGCTGGTGCACCTGGTGGCCCTGCGCCCGGCCACGGGAGAGCGCTTCCAGGCCGTGCTCGCCCCGCGCCAGCCGCTGGCGCGCAGCACGTGTCTGCACGTGGAATTGCCGGAGGAGACACTCCGGGCCGGCGAGCCGCTGGAGTCGGGACTCGCGCGCTTCCAGGCCTTCCTGCGCCCGGGCGACAAGCTCGCGGTGTGGACGACGTTCGCGTTGGATCTGCTTCGCCGTGACGGCTTCCCCGTGCCCGAGGCGCTCAACGTGCGGCTCGCGTGCGCGCGGGCGCTCAAGAGCAAGCCGGGGGGGTGGAGCACGGGGCGGAGCTGCTGGGCTCCCGGCTTTCCGAGCAGTGGGCTCCGGGGCGCGCCGGGCGGCGCATCGTGGCCCTGGAGGCGGTGGTCCGTGCCCTCGACGAGCGCGGCCGGGCCACCGAGCCCCCGTCCCGGCAGCGGATGGCGTCGTAGCCACCCCCGCCGGGCGCAGGGCCCCCGCGTCACCTCACGGCGCGCGGGGGCGGGTGCTTCACGGGATTACGACGGATCCGGCTTCGGCGTCTTCGGGCCGCTGGCCGGCAGCTTCGGCTTGGCGATGTAG
- a CDS encoding alpha/beta fold hydrolase, producing MNVSPRTKDPRTPEHERVVPRFTLEGVPDADVRTYPFTTGDKLGLSMLRFQREPCDDAVLIIHGLTTSSDMFIMPEHENLVRHLLDHGFTDVWTLDSRMSNRHPYNLLRHRYTLDDVAAFDHPAAVARIRQEIGDKRLHVICHCLGSVSFMMSLFGGVVEGITSVIASSAALTPRIPTWSRLKLAVAPFLLERVLDLPYLDPNARHEPLLSRSGLLGRAVELLHPECDVPACHMLSMMWGTGWPAIYHHENLHDVTHQRGGDLHGATSVHYYRHLRKMVSAGGAVKYDPSDPKFDHLPDDYFDFAEEIETPVLLVTGESNHVFTDSNIVCYQRLESLAPGRHLLEVIPRYGHQDLFMGKDSARDVFPRFVRYLNAHRGERRRRWVQPHAQEDSTRTTH from the coding sequence ATGAACGTTTCGCCAAGGACGAAGGACCCGAGGACACCGGAGCACGAGCGCGTGGTTCCCCGCTTCACCCTGGAAGGCGTGCCGGACGCCGACGTCCGCACCTACCCTTTCACCACCGGGGACAAGCTCGGACTGAGCATGCTGCGCTTCCAGCGTGAGCCGTGCGACGACGCGGTGCTCATCATCCACGGCCTCACCACGTCGAGCGACATGTTCATCATGCCGGAGCACGAGAACCTGGTCCGCCACCTGCTGGACCACGGGTTCACCGATGTGTGGACGCTCGACTCCCGGATGAGCAACCGGCACCCGTACAACCTGCTGCGGCACCGCTACACGCTCGATGACGTCGCCGCGTTCGACCACCCGGCCGCCGTGGCCCGCATCCGCCAGGAGATCGGCGACAAGCGGTTGCACGTCATCTGTCATTGCCTGGGCTCGGTCTCCTTCATGATGAGCCTGTTCGGCGGCGTGGTGGAGGGCATCACCAGCGTCATCGCCAGCAGCGCGGCGCTCACCCCGCGCATCCCCACGTGGTCGCGCCTGAAGCTCGCCGTGGCGCCCTTCCTCCTCGAGCGCGTGCTGGACCTGCCCTACCTCGACCCGAATGCCCGCCACGAGCCCCTCCTGTCCCGGAGTGGTCTGCTCGGACGGGCCGTGGAGCTACTCCACCCCGAGTGCGATGTGCCGGCCTGCCACATGCTCAGCATGATGTGGGGCACCGGCTGGCCCGCGATCTACCACCACGAGAACCTGCACGACGTCACCCACCAGCGCGGCGGAGATCTCCACGGAGCCACCAGCGTCCACTACTACCGGCACTTGCGGAAGATGGTGAGCGCCGGAGGCGCCGTGAAGTACGACCCCTCCGACCCGAAGTTCGACCATCTGCCCGACGATTACTTCGACTTCGCCGAGGAGATCGAGACACCGGTCCTGCTCGTCACCGGAGAGAGCAACCACGTCTTCACCGACTCGAACATCGTCTGCTACCAGCGGCTCGAGTCGCTCGCGCCGGGACGGCACTTGCTCGAGGTCATCCCGAGGTATGGGCACCAGGACCTCTTCATGGGCAAGGACAGCGCACGCGATGTCTTCCCCCGCTTCGTGCGGTACCTGAACGCGCACCGGGGCGAGCGGCGGCGCCGTTGGGTCCAGCCTCACGCCCAGGAGGACTCGACGCGCACGACGCACTGA
- a CDS encoding SDR family NAD(P)-dependent oxidoreductase, whose product MNVLVTGATGLIGNAIAQRLLARGHQVRALVRDPERAARVLPAGVELVRGDVTAPDSLPAAVAGVEWLFHAAGMPEQWQPDETIFDRVNRQGTVNVLRAALTGRVKRVVYTSTMDVFAAPRGGTLVETNLDTEPKPTAYERSKQAAEREAEVLRREGLELVYVNPGAVYGPSPVHVGLNSLFLQVLNRKVPALPPGGMPVAYVDGVADAHLAAAERGVPGERYLVADTHVTNEELAREILRVEGAGARVPPTLPEGVMKLLAVASAPLARMFGFTPLIASGQLSFLLWNVRVDASKAQRALGCKPTPLAEGVEKTVAFLREQGLVKSRQTR is encoded by the coding sequence ATGAACGTGCTGGTAACGGGGGCCACGGGCCTCATCGGAAACGCCATTGCCCAGCGGCTGCTGGCGCGGGGACACCAGGTGCGCGCGTTGGTGCGAGACCCGGAGCGGGCCGCGCGGGTGCTCCCGGCGGGCGTGGAGCTGGTCCGCGGTGACGTGACGGCGCCGGACTCGCTCCCGGCGGCCGTAGCGGGCGTGGAGTGGCTGTTCCACGCCGCGGGGATGCCCGAGCAGTGGCAACCGGATGAGACCATCTTCGATCGGGTGAATCGCCAGGGCACGGTGAACGTGCTCCGGGCCGCGCTCACCGGGCGGGTGAAGCGGGTGGTGTACACCTCGACGATGGATGTCTTCGCCGCGCCCCGAGGGGGCACGCTGGTGGAGACGAACCTGGACACGGAGCCGAAGCCCACGGCCTACGAGCGCTCGAAGCAGGCCGCGGAGCGGGAGGCGGAGGTGCTCCGGCGCGAGGGGCTCGAGCTCGTGTATGTGAATCCAGGGGCGGTGTACGGGCCGTCTCCCGTGCATGTGGGGCTCAACTCGTTGTTCCTCCAGGTGCTCAACCGGAAGGTGCCGGCCCTGCCGCCCGGGGGAATGCCGGTGGCGTACGTGGACGGCGTCGCGGACGCGCACCTCGCGGCGGCCGAGCGCGGTGTCCCGGGCGAGCGCTACCTGGTGGCCGACACGCACGTGACCAACGAGGAGCTGGCGCGGGAGATCCTCCGGGTGGAGGGAGCGGGAGCCCGGGTGCCGCCCACCCTGCCCGAGGGGGTGATGAAGCTGCTCGCCGTGGCGTCCGCGCCCCTGGCGAGGATGTTTGGCTTTACCCCGCTCATCGCGTCCGGGCAGTTGTCGTTCCTGCTGTGGAACGTGCGCGTGGATGCGAGCAAGGCGCAGCGTGCGCTGGGCTGCAAGCCAACGCCTCTCGCCGAGGGCGTGGAGAAGACCGTGGCCTTCCTGCGGGAGCAGGGGCTCGTCAAATCCAGACAGACTCGGTAG
- a CDS encoding GMC oxidoreductase, whose translation MTARPEHFDAIIVGSGFGGSVMCYRLAEAGLRVCLLERGKVYPPGSFPRSPREIRHGFWDPDRGLHGLFNIWSFRWLGGVVASGLGGGSLIYANVLLRKDEHTFVREDRTSGGYEHWPVTRQELETHYDQVEAMLKAQRFPFEHEPYRSTPKTQAMKQAAGRLGYEWLLPKLGVTFGNPGQRPAPGEPILESAPNLHNRTRLTCRMCGECNLGCNYGSKNSLDYTYLSAAKRLGAELRPRCEVKAFRPDVGGGYAVEYVDYSGITEGEPLPREPRRHLITADRLVLAAGTFGTNQLLLRNRHSFPRLSRQLGLRFSGNGDHLAFLLDSKNSDSGTSRPRVLDGGNGPVITSAIRGRDTLEGGDGRGFYIQDAGHPELLSWLYESRNPLPVMLRSLKLAGRLAREWARTERRSDIGARLAEALGPCMDSATSMALLGMGRDIPEGRLRLTRHGTLDLDWSPRGGSAGYFRRLRGAMEEVAAALEGELVHNPLGYLGQVLTVHPLGGCAMGRHKHEGVVDAHGEVFGYPGLYVADGSVMPGPVGPNPALTIAALSDRFAERLLARRPLQPSTREQPGVEAA comes from the coding sequence ATGACGGCGCGACCCGAGCACTTCGACGCCATCATCGTCGGCTCTGGTTTCGGCGGCTCGGTGATGTGCTACCGCCTGGCCGAGGCGGGCCTGCGCGTGTGCCTGCTCGAGCGCGGCAAGGTGTACCCGCCGGGCTCGTTCCCCCGCAGCCCCCGGGAGATCCGCCACGGCTTCTGGGACCCGGACCGGGGCCTCCACGGGCTCTTCAACATCTGGTCCTTCCGATGGCTGGGCGGCGTGGTGGCCAGCGGGCTGGGCGGCGGCTCTCTGATCTACGCCAACGTGCTCCTCCGCAAGGACGAGCACACCTTCGTCCGCGAGGACCGGACCTCCGGTGGCTACGAGCACTGGCCCGTCACCCGCCAGGAGTTGGAGACCCACTACGATCAGGTGGAGGCGATGCTGAAGGCGCAGCGCTTCCCCTTCGAGCACGAGCCCTACCGCTCCACCCCCAAGACCCAGGCGATGAAGCAGGCCGCCGGTCGGCTGGGGTACGAGTGGCTCCTCCCCAAGCTGGGCGTGACCTTCGGCAACCCGGGGCAGCGGCCCGCCCCTGGCGAGCCCATCCTCGAGTCCGCCCCGAACCTGCACAACCGCACGCGCCTCACCTGCCGCATGTGCGGGGAGTGCAACCTCGGCTGCAACTACGGCAGCAAGAACTCGCTGGACTACACGTACCTGTCCGCCGCGAAGCGCCTCGGCGCCGAGCTCCGTCCCCGGTGCGAGGTGAAGGCCTTCCGTCCGGACGTGGGCGGTGGCTACGCCGTCGAGTACGTGGACTACAGCGGCATCACCGAGGGCGAGCCGCTTCCTCGCGAGCCTCGCCGGCACCTCATCACCGCGGACCGGCTCGTCCTCGCGGCCGGCACCTTCGGGACGAACCAGTTGCTGCTGCGCAACCGGCACTCGTTCCCCCGCCTCAGCCGGCAGCTCGGCCTGCGCTTCTCCGGCAACGGCGACCATCTGGCCTTCCTCCTGGACAGCAAGAACAGTGACTCCGGCACCTCCCGGCCACGGGTGCTCGATGGGGGCAACGGCCCCGTCATCACCAGCGCCATCCGAGGCCGGGACACCCTCGAGGGCGGCGACGGGCGAGGCTTCTACATCCAGGACGCCGGGCACCCGGAGCTCCTCAGCTGGCTGTACGAGTCGCGCAACCCGCTGCCCGTGATGCTGCGCTCGCTCAAGCTCGCCGGGCGGCTGGCCAGGGAGTGGGCGCGCACCGAGCGCAGGAGCGACATCGGCGCGCGGCTCGCCGAGGCCCTCGGTCCCTGCATGGACTCGGCCACGTCGATGGCGCTGCTCGGCATGGGCCGGGACATCCCCGAGGGCCGGCTGCGGCTGACGCGCCACGGGACGCTGGATCTGGACTGGAGCCCTCGCGGCGGCTCGGCCGGCTACTTCCGGCGGCTGCGCGGAGCCATGGAGGAGGTCGCCGCGGCGCTCGAGGGGGAGCTGGTGCACAACCCGCTCGGGTACCTGGGCCAGGTCCTCACCGTGCACCCGCTCGGCGGCTGCGCGATGGGGCGTCACAAGCACGAGGGAGTCGTTGATGCCCACGGCGAGGTCTTCGGCTACCCCGGCCTCTACGTGGCGGATGGCTCGGTGATGCCCGGGCCCGTGGGTCCCAACCCCGCCCTCACCATCGCCGCCCTCTCGGATCGCTTCGCCGAGCGGCTCCTCGCACGGCGCCCCCTCCAGCCGAGCACCCGGGAGCAACCGGGAGTCGAGGCGGCCTGA
- a CDS encoding serine/threonine-protein kinase PknK, producing MSDEEQTAVIDSSRGLLSSGTLGSLDNRTPITTPGISIAERRSLEPGMRVTGRYLIREQLGEGGMGRIWLAEDEQEQRRVALKVMQLPVGLSPGKVEELVLMFRHEFFAMKRLQHPGTLKVFDCGLTESGHRFITMEAVDGQDLSRLAREQVLDTRSIYRILIQMAQVLAFIHSRLYVHCDIKASNVRITSSGAVKLMDFGVMHQLGTPGSGRLKGTLEYLAPEWQRGASIDGRADLYSLGVMAFFLATRQLPFKRDTPASLLADHLTRQPPRPSSICPVDPRLEELILVLLAKEPRERFQDASELLAALCHASGEPLPEEPLAARASYLHVPEVVGRQAELELLLRALQKAGQGESRAVLLGAPAGVGKSRLLQEFELQAQLSEVLVGVGQCRAEGLAPLAPVGQALRMLVPRTPAELLERLGPVLGKLVPSLATGPVPTFRDAGAEKMAVFGALAEWLQTLGHQCTFVLCIEDLHWADAASLEVLNVIIRSLHQTRGMVVATFRSNELNRLSLAFETVDEGLTSRLELAPLTAGHLEELVGLVLPGLEVPADFVTRLHATTGGNAFFATECLRMLVEEGALRRVGGRWSVVGSLQERALPGSIREAVLARLATLPLERVALLRRLAPAGRSLELPLVRALAELPEVELFQALDELVERQFLQRVEGRCVFTHDTVHESLHDSTPEAERRVHHGRIAEILQQLGGSRPGVARAVGYHFTRSNEPQRAVVPLLRAGQASIEAKALLDATLVLKEAAALLEAGPRSPERVEQLIRTWVTLIEIGYVSDPPTSLLYAEKLFAHWAATVDLGAGRREALAQLAEASAAPEPERCEALQRVIREIPLEPRMAPADVFWKQAELQILQSIAMAIMGRTAEFHALLERVQADHPVESPYRSGALIARGALSSHTGRFAGVVEAQRAEVDRLRALRDAVEQPPRRLAWALGMGCYFLNMNLALRGEPLDELATQDGFDVADTYGFTDIRIYHLQSQIVRASFIGDATAFVPPFSEKQELIRLLGHPRLPERNLAIYTPPYYLERGEHELVSAVVAKGEQLSKVLPGDRWLKLYVLVYSACRDVLFGDAAAARESLPRALEAARAGDFRMETLVRVYESRFELAQGRPEAAREAAEAALRRSLEPVLANPFDEILSRRALAPLVPGAEGEAHLARALSLAEATGNVLQVGLVNLALTERWLEHAPERADAALDAAERALISVRAGVLLSHVDGLRAATRPLGRARGVLP from the coding sequence ATGAGCGACGAAGAGCAGACAGCGGTGATCGACAGCAGCCGGGGGTTGCTCTCCAGCGGAACCCTGGGCTCGCTGGACAACCGCACGCCCATCACCACTCCGGGCATCTCCATCGCCGAGCGGCGCTCGCTGGAGCCGGGAATGCGGGTGACGGGCCGCTACCTCATCCGCGAGCAGCTGGGCGAGGGCGGCATGGGCCGCATCTGGCTCGCCGAGGACGAGCAGGAGCAGCGCCGGGTGGCGCTCAAGGTGATGCAACTGCCCGTGGGCCTGTCGCCCGGCAAGGTCGAGGAGCTCGTGCTGATGTTCCGCCACGAGTTCTTCGCGATGAAGCGGCTGCAGCACCCGGGCACCCTCAAGGTCTTCGATTGCGGGCTGACCGAGTCGGGCCACCGCTTCATCACCATGGAGGCGGTGGACGGCCAGGACTTGAGCCGGCTGGCACGCGAGCAGGTGCTCGACACCCGTTCCATCTACCGCATCCTCATCCAGATGGCGCAGGTGCTGGCCTTCATCCACTCGCGCCTGTACGTGCACTGCGACATCAAGGCCAGCAACGTGCGCATCACCAGCTCCGGCGCGGTGAAGTTGATGGACTTCGGGGTGATGCACCAGCTGGGCACGCCGGGCTCCGGCCGCCTCAAGGGCACCCTGGAGTACCTCGCCCCCGAGTGGCAGCGCGGCGCCAGCATCGACGGACGCGCGGACCTGTACTCGCTGGGGGTGATGGCCTTCTTCCTGGCCACGCGCCAGCTGCCCTTCAAGCGCGACACCCCGGCGTCGCTGCTCGCGGACCACCTCACCCGCCAGCCTCCGCGGCCCTCCAGCATCTGCCCGGTGGATCCACGGCTGGAGGAGCTCATCCTCGTGCTGCTCGCCAAGGAGCCGCGCGAGCGCTTCCAGGATGCCTCCGAGCTGCTGGCGGCGCTGTGCCACGCCAGTGGTGAGCCGCTGCCCGAGGAGCCGCTGGCGGCCCGGGCCAGCTACCTGCACGTCCCGGAAGTGGTGGGGCGGCAGGCGGAGCTGGAGCTGTTGCTGCGGGCCCTCCAGAAGGCCGGGCAGGGCGAGTCTCGCGCGGTGCTGCTGGGGGCGCCCGCGGGCGTGGGCAAGTCGCGCCTGTTGCAGGAGTTCGAGCTGCAGGCCCAGCTCTCCGAGGTCCTCGTCGGGGTGGGCCAGTGCCGCGCGGAAGGACTGGCGCCACTGGCTCCCGTGGGGCAGGCGCTGCGGATGCTGGTGCCGCGCACCCCGGCGGAGTTGCTGGAGCGGTTGGGGCCCGTGCTGGGCAAGCTGGTGCCGTCGCTCGCCACGGGGCCGGTGCCCACCTTCCGGGACGCGGGCGCGGAGAAGATGGCCGTCTTCGGGGCCCTCGCCGAGTGGCTCCAGACGCTGGGCCACCAGTGCACCTTCGTGCTGTGCATCGAGGATCTGCACTGGGCGGATGCCGCCTCGCTGGAGGTGCTCAACGTCATCATCCGCTCGCTGCACCAGACGCGCGGCATGGTGGTGGCCACCTTCCGCTCCAACGAGCTGAACCGGCTGAGCCTGGCCTTCGAGACGGTGGACGAGGGGCTCACCTCGCGCCTGGAGCTCGCGCCGTTGACGGCGGGGCACCTCGAGGAGTTGGTGGGCCTGGTGCTGCCCGGGCTGGAGGTGCCGGCGGACTTCGTGACCCGGCTGCACGCCACCACCGGCGGCAATGCCTTCTTCGCCACCGAGTGCCTGCGCATGCTGGTGGAGGAGGGCGCCCTGCGGCGGGTGGGGGGCCGCTGGAGCGTGGTGGGGAGCCTGCAGGAGCGTGCCCTGCCGGGGAGCATCCGGGAGGCGGTGCTGGCGCGGCTGGCGACCCTGCCCCTGGAGCGGGTGGCGCTGCTGCGGCGGCTGGCTCCGGCGGGGCGAAGCCTGGAGCTGCCGCTGGTGCGCGCCCTGGCGGAGCTGCCCGAGGTGGAGCTGTTCCAGGCGCTCGATGAGCTGGTGGAGCGGCAGTTCCTCCAGCGCGTGGAGGGCCGCTGCGTCTTCACCCACGACACCGTGCACGAGTCGCTCCACGACAGCACCCCGGAGGCGGAGCGGCGAGTCCACCACGGGCGCATCGCGGAGATCCTCCAGCAGCTGGGCGGCAGCCGGCCGGGCGTGGCGCGGGCGGTGGGTTACCACTTCACCCGCTCGAACGAGCCGCAGCGCGCCGTCGTTCCACTGCTGCGCGCCGGACAGGCCTCCATCGAGGCCAAGGCCTTGCTGGATGCCACGCTGGTGTTGAAGGAGGCCGCCGCGTTGCTGGAGGCCGGGCCCCGCTCGCCCGAGCGCGTGGAGCAGCTCATCCGCACCTGGGTGACGCTCATCGAGATCGGCTACGTGAGCGATCCTCCCACCTCGCTGCTCTACGCGGAGAAGCTCTTCGCCCACTGGGCGGCCACGGTGGACCTGGGCGCGGGCCGGCGGGAGGCACTGGCGCAGCTGGCGGAGGCGTCCGCGGCCCCGGAGCCCGAGCGCTGTGAGGCGTTGCAACGTGTCATCCGGGAGATTCCGCTCGAGCCACGGATGGCGCCCGCGGACGTGTTCTGGAAGCAGGCGGAGTTGCAGATATTGCAGAGCATCGCGATGGCCATCATGGGCCGCACGGCGGAGTTCCACGCGCTGCTGGAGCGTGTGCAGGCTGACCATCCGGTGGAGTCGCCCTACCGCTCCGGTGCCCTCATCGCGAGGGGAGCGCTCAGCTCGCACACCGGCCGCTTCGCGGGCGTGGTGGAGGCGCAGCGCGCGGAGGTGGACCGGCTGCGGGCCCTGCGCGACGCGGTGGAGCAACCGCCCCGGCGCCTGGCGTGGGCGCTCGGCATGGGCTGCTACTTCCTGAACATGAACCTGGCCCTGCGCGGGGAGCCGCTCGACGAGCTGGCCACGCAGGACGGGTTCGACGTGGCGGACACCTACGGCTTCACGGACATCCGCATCTACCACCTGCAGTCGCAGATCGTCCGCGCGTCCTTCATCGGCGATGCCACGGCCTTCGTGCCGCCCTTCAGCGAGAAGCAGGAGCTCATCCGGCTCCTGGGCCACCCTCGCCTGCCGGAGCGCAACCTCGCCATCTACACGCCGCCCTACTACCTGGAGCGCGGTGAGCACGAGCTGGTGTCCGCGGTGGTGGCCAAGGGCGAGCAGCTCTCCAAGGTGCTGCCCGGGGACCGCTGGCTGAAGCTGTACGTGCTGGTGTACTCGGCGTGCCGGGACGTCCTCTTCGGGGACGCTGCCGCCGCGCGCGAGTCGCTGCCCAGGGCGCTGGAGGCCGCTCGAGCCGGGGACTTCCGGATGGAGACGCTGGTGCGTGTCTACGAGTCCCGCTTCGAGCTCGCCCAGGGCCGTCCGGAGGCCGCGCGTGAGGCCGCGGAGGCGGCGCTGCGGCGCTCCCTGGAGCCGGTGCTCGCCAATCCGTTCGATGAGATCCTCTCCCGCCGCGCGCTGGCGCCCCTGGTGCCCGGAGCGGAGGGAGAGGCGCACCTGGCCCGAGCGCTCTCGCTGGCCGAGGCCACGGGCAACGTGTTGCAGGTGGGGCTGGTGAACCTGGCCCTGACGGAGCGGTGGCTGGAGCACGCGCCCGAGCGGGCGGATGCGGCGCTCGACGCGGCGGAGCGGGCCTTGATCTCCGTGAGGGCGGGGGTGCTGCTGTCACACGTGGATGGCCTCCGTGCGGCAACGAGGCCCCTAGGCCGTGCGCGCGGTGTCCTCCCGTAG
- a CDS encoding type VI immunity family protein produces the protein MQHPNERIAQAILRALQTIRERIHPYQLAWYDAGEGQAEPLDDFAWEKLHMRVLNPEPDTSSYLILDGPSTKVDDVRVHYRGLDVWPSPWPEQKDGVSVLYVRLPTEFLVERGADEVRALALDVASELPFNSGYVDFVLCSDGWHFGEALQLIQPRYPGVHLASSRASLRMNTWVDGVHWMNFLGEPVLGKIGGVPGLRAHLGLPGITLQEMSGDRVLITLGEQPEVGDVEAGQTLPLHRALARILAPYLYRSDMDDFYPTTEDLLRWERRFLD, from the coding sequence ATGCAGCACCCCAACGAGCGAATCGCCCAAGCCATTTTGCGAGCCTTGCAAACGATTCGTGAGCGGATACACCCCTACCAGCTCGCCTGGTACGACGCAGGCGAGGGACAAGCCGAGCCACTCGATGATTTCGCATGGGAGAAACTTCACATGCGAGTATTGAATCCAGAGCCAGACACATCATCATATCTGATATTGGATGGTCCATCCACGAAGGTGGATGACGTCCGCGTGCACTACAGAGGCTTGGATGTCTGGCCCTCTCCCTGGCCAGAGCAAAAGGACGGAGTGAGCGTCTTGTATGTGCGATTACCCACGGAGTTCCTGGTGGAGCGGGGCGCGGACGAGGTTCGTGCCCTGGCCCTTGATGTGGCTTCGGAGCTCCCCTTCAACTCGGGGTATGTGGACTTCGTCCTGTGTTCGGACGGCTGGCATTTTGGCGAGGCCCTCCAGCTCATCCAACCGCGCTATCCGGGAGTGCACCTCGCCTCGAGCAGGGCAAGCCTTCGTATGAATACCTGGGTGGACGGGGTGCACTGGATGAACTTCCTCGGGGAGCCCGTGCTCGGGAAGATCGGCGGCGTGCCCGGTCTGCGCGCGCACCTGGGACTCCCGGGAATCACCCTCCAGGAGATGAGCGGAGACCGGGTGCTCATCACCTTGGGAGAGCAACCAGAGGTCGGGGACGTGGAGGCGGGCCAGACCCTCCCCCTGCACCGCGCACTCGCCCGGATCCTCGCGCCCTATCTGTATCGCAGTGACATGGATGATTTCTACCCGACCACCGAGGACCTGCTCCGCTGGGAGCGCCGTTTCCTGGACTGA